From the Hylaeus volcanicus isolate JK05 chromosome 4, UHH_iyHylVolc1.0_haploid, whole genome shotgun sequence genome, one window contains:
- the LOC128875498 gene encoding ras-related protein M-Ras-like — protein MTRPPNNDNLMTFKLVVVGDGGVGKSALTIQFFQKLFVTDYDPTIEDSYIQHTEVDKQWCILDVLDTAGQEEFSAMREQYMRKGDGFLLVYSVTDKQSYENIMNFYTQILRVKDRDVYPMLLVANKVDLVHLRKVTEEQGRELAHRLGIPYIETSAKDPPLNVDAAFHEVVRIIRNQPPAELEKNRRKRRRSGKCNIL, from the exons ATGACACGACCTCCTAATAATGACAACCTTATGACTTTCAAGTTAGTCGTAGTTGGTGATGGAGGTGTTGGAAAGAGCGCACTCACCATACAGTTCTTTCAAAAGTTATTTGTCACTGATTATGATCCCACCATCGAAGACAGTTACATTCAACATACAGAGGTAGATAAACAATGGTGCATTCTAGATG TGCTAGATACAGCTGGTCAAGAAGAATTTAGTGCCATGCGTGAACAATACATGCGCAAGGGTGATGGGTTTCTGTTAGTGTATTCTGTGACTGACAAACAGTCGTACGAGAatatcatgaatttttataccCAAATACTTAGGGTAAAAGATAGAGATGTGTATCCAATGCTTCTGGTAGCCAACAAAGTTGACTTGGTACATTTGAGAAAAGTTACAGAGGAACAGGGAAGGGAGTTGGCGCATCGTTTGGGTATACCTTACATTGAAACTTCTGCCAAAGATCCGCCGTTAAACGTAGACGCAGCATTTCACGAG GTTGTTCGTATAATCAGAAATCAACCTCCGGCCGAACTGGAAAAGAACCGGCGGAAACGGAGACGTTCAgggaaatgtaatattttgtaa
- the LOC128875494 gene encoding serine/threonine-protein kinase fused, with amino-acid sequence MMEEWQIKIATGMCNVFDTTGKYQMLQEVGHGSFGRVYKAVTRSGCKTVAYKVIEKRGRSSKELKSLRQEHEIQSQLFHPNILQMLDSFETKNKIVVVTQYVSQSLCRLLDETGGYLPENTVQKLTCNLVSGLHYLHSKRILHRDLKPQNVLIKHNGEAVLCDFGFARSMSTKTQVLTSIKGTPLYMAPELIEEHPYDHNADLWSLGCIVYQMIQGHPPFRTDSILHLIELIRFESISWPDSYIMSQNCKSFLQGLLQKNPSQRLTWPALIEHPFLEKSLLNINRAMPTPFATPVLTSQAKQKHTQLHDIDTNLTDSQAKFLRDTVPMVYGRALDTMVDRKRVPPLTSIPESKSLSCKHDGPFKASLAHNVFADCTKLCHCVEQRQMQNRETEEAINNNGFVDPEDDTSSLEELGVSPETEAFYCHRHESYPGKDNSAVDDDLHNNRLPDWNPKADESPIETEEWVVFLQKSMEEIMNGELDSLLQENCTSVLISPLKNLTVNCRVVKYIACLLSLPFALGLQRPILFKIQRVYLDVKVVPNLVYALKVLMSERPESHEKFDPSNAKTRLASKLTSDELQTLEYSVLLLCNLIHARHKFITQFCTAISTVNGFAFLQQLLLLKKKKPRLVADLIAIFNHVLRCNPKKDPLVRQVMSFPSMSWHAHKQFIQLVTHSEEVIRKRTCDLIKLLGCRWHRHMVNIWTYALRNALEKLMVSDPDQTVRLAAKHAVIEIKKLSDEK; translated from the exons atgaTGGAAGAGTGGCAAATTAAGATAGCAACAGGAATGTGCAATGTTTTCGATACGACGGGAAAGTACCAAATGTTACAAGAAGTGGGCCATGGATCTTTCGGACGAGTATACAAAGCGGTTACTCGATCAGGTTGTAAAACAGTAGCTTACAAAGTAATCGAAAAG CGTGGCAGATCATCAAAGGAATTGAAAAGCTTACGCCAAGAGCATGAAATTCAAAGTCAACTTTTTCATCCAAACATACTACAAATGCTCGATTCCTTTGAAACCAAAAATAAG ATAGTAGTCGTGACTCAATATGTCAGTCAGAGTTTATGCCGTCTGTTAGATGAAACAGGTGGTTACCTGCCCGAAAACACTGTGCAAAAATTAACTTGCAATCTCGTTTCTGGTCTCCACTACTTGCACTCCAAAAGAATATTACACAG GGATCTTAAACCACAAAATGTACTCATTAAACATAATGGAGAGGCAGTCTTATGTGACTTTGGATTCGCTCGTAGTATGAGTACAAAGACACAAGTGTTAACTTCTATAAAAGGAACACCGTTATACATGGCTCCAGAGCTTATAGAAGAACATCCTTATGATCATAATGCAGATCTATG GTCGCTTGGTTGCATAGTTTATCAAATGATTCAAGGTCATCCACCTTTTCGAACAGattctattttacatttaatcgaATTGATAAGATTTGAATCAATAAGTTGGCCAGATTCTTATATCATGTCTCAGAACTGCAAAAGCTTCCTACAG GGATTGCTACAGAAAAATCCTTCACAAAGGTTAACATGGCCTGCTCTTATAGAGCATCCTTTCCTCGAAAAATCTCTTTTAAATATCAACAGAGCTATGCCTACACCATTTGCTACACCTGTGTTGACAAGTCAAGCTAAACAAAAGCATACGCAATTGCACGATATCGATACGAATCTTACCGATTCGCAGGCTAA ATTTTTACGGGACACTGTCCCAATGGTGTATGGAAGAGCTCTGGATACAATGGTAGATCGTAAACGCGTGCCACCGCTTACGTCAATTCCGGAAAGCAAAAGTCTGTCCTGCAAACACGACGGACCGTTCAAAGCATCATTAGCGCATAACGTGTTCGCAGACTGTACCAAGTTGTGTCATTGCGTTGAACAAAGACAAATGCAGAACCGAGAAACTGAAGAAGCAATAAACAACAACGGGTTCGTTGATCCCGAAGACGATACGTCGAGTCTCGAGGAATTAGGTGTTTCACCAGAGACTgaagcattctattgtcacagACACGAATCTTATCCAGGGAAAGATAATTCAGCGGTTGACGATGATTTGCATAATAACAGATTACCCGATTGGAACCCGAAAGCTGATGAAAGTCCAATCGAAACCGAAGAATGGGTcgtatttttgcaaaaatcaATGGAGGAAATAATGAACGGCGAACTAGACTCGTTACTACAAGAAAACTGCACTTCGGTATTGATATCTCCATTGAAAAACTTGACGGTTAATTGTCGAGTTGTCAAATACATTGCTTGTCTTTTGTCCCTGCCATTTGCTCTTGGACTACAGCGACCCATTCTCTTCAAGATACAACGAGTATATTTGGACGTAAAGGTTGTACCGAATCTAGTCTACGCtttaaaagttttaatgtCCGAGCGACCGGAGTCACACGAAAAATTTGATCCGTCAAACGCAAAAACCAGATTGGCGTCTAAATTGACCTCGGACGAACTACAGACCTTGGAATATTCGGTGCTACTACTTTGTAATCTGATTCATGCTCGGCACAAATTTATCACTCAATTTTGTACAGCTATTTCTACCGTGAATGGATTCGCATTTCTACAGCAATTGTTGcttttgaagaaaaagaagccACGTTTAGTTGCGGATCTCATTGCGATCTTCAACCATGTATTGCGATGCAACCCGAAAAAAGATCCTCTAGTCAGACAAGTCATGTCATTTCCGTCGATGTCGT GGCATGCGCATAAACAGTTCATTCAATTGGTTACGCACTCCGAGGAAGTAATTAGAAAGAGAACCTGTGACCTGATAAAACTATTGGGCTGCCGTTGGCACAGGCATATGGTAAATATTTGGACTTACGCTTTGAGAAACGCATTAGAGAAGTTAATGGTATCCGATCCCGACCAAACCGTAAGACTT GCCGCAAAACATGCAGtcatcgaaataaagaaactgaGTGACGAAAAATGA
- the LOC128875497 gene encoding zinc metalloproteinase nas-13 translates to MLAEETDETRNGLVKTAARWPGGIVPYYIKEEDFDEEDVEVIEGAIKEYHENTCLRFRRYKKTDDDYITVEGKMSGCWSLVGRHNKGQVVNLQNPGCVHHGVVVHEFMHALGFYHQQSAADRDEWVTIHWTNVKPGKEHNFNKYDNRTVTDYGIGYDYTSVMHYSSHAFSKNGEPTITPKKEKVKLGQRKGLSGKDILKIQKMYEEECHGRRPEGNNDSSEDISIDWIFNSL, encoded by the exons ATGCTTGCTGAGGAAACGGACGAAACGAGGAACGGTTTGGTGAAAACTGCGGCTCGTTGGCCCGGAGGAATCGTACCTTATTACATAAAGGAAGAGGACTTCG ACGAAGAGGACGTTGAAGTGATCGAAGGTGCCATAAAGGAATATCACGAGAACACGTGCTTACGCTTCCGACGTTACAAGAAAACCGATGACGATTACATTACGGTAGAAGGGAAAATGTCAGGATGTTGGTCGTTAGTTGGCCGACACAACAAAGGGCAAGTGGTGAACCTACAGAATCCAGGATGCGTGCACCACGGTGTGGTCGTTCACGAGTTCATGCACGCGCTGGGCTTCTACCATCAACAAAGTGCCGCGGATCGCGACGAATGGGTCACCATTCATTGGACAAACGTCAAACCAG GTAAAGAacacaattttaacaaatacgaCAACCGTACCGTCACCGACTATGGAATCGGTTACGATTACACGAGCGTAATGCACTACAGTTCTCATGCATTCTCAAAAAATGGTGAACCGACCATCACACCAAAA aaagaaaaggtgAAGCTTGGACAACGAAAAGGACTCAGCGGAAaggatatattaaaaatacaaaagatgTATGAAGAAGAGTGCCACGGTCGGCGACCTGAAGGAAACAACGACTCGTCGGAAGATATATCCATCGATTGGATCTTTAATTCCCTGTAA